DNA sequence from the Glycine soja cultivar W05 chromosome 18, ASM419377v2, whole genome shotgun sequence genome:
tttccccAATTTCGTAGAGCTCCAAATTGGTTATCCAGTTTGTTGATGCTAAAAATTGGATTCGTCAATCAGGGTTCCATCAAAATTACAATTCCCTTTTTTGTATTTCACCTTTGAGAGATCCTTAGATCCACCAACATTAGTCATCATTTTCCTTGACATTTCTTACACCTACAACCACCTAGAttcaaggaagaaaaagagaaagagaaaaggggaagaaaataaaatcaatcatggatggtgaagttgagaGGTTCATCAAGGTATGGCTCACAACCATCTCATGTCTATGCTATTGTTATTACATAGCTTCTAGAATACCAAAAGGCTTCATGAGGCTTCTCTTCCTCCTCCCTATTCTCAACCTCTTCCCCACCCTTCCCTTCAACCTCTCTTCCTTCCACCTAGGTGGCCCCACCACCTTCTTCCTTGTTTGGCTTGGCACTTTCAAACTCATTCTTTTCTCCTTCAACCAAGGCCCTCTTGCACTATCACCCCCAAACATTCTCCATTTCATTTCCATAGCTTCCCTCCCCATCAACCCCAAACAACACTCACCAACCAAAAACAACCACACAAACAACACCCAAAAGCCAAAATGGCTTTTGCTCCTAAAAGTGCTTATTTTTGCAATGATCATACGTGCTTATGACTATAGAGAAAAGTTGCACGCTCATTTCATCTTAGTCCTCTATTGCTGTCACATGTACCTTGGCATAAAATTTGTGTTAGCCCTTAGTCCTATCTTGATTCGAACCCTTTTAGGGTTTGAGATTGAACCACAATTCAATGAACCATACCTTTCCACATCCCTTCAAGACTTTTGGGGTCGTAGGTGGAATCTCATGGTTACCCGTATTCTACACCCCACCATATACTACCCCATATACCCTATTTTCATATGCTTTGTGGGTCCCTCTTGTGCCATGACAAGTGCCATGTTGGCCACGTTTCTTGTGTCATGGCTCATGCATGAGTTAATATACTATTACCTCACACGTGTGACTCCCACGTGGGAAGTCATgtgcttttttgtgcttcacGGTGTGCGCACCACGGCGGAGATGGCAACGAAGAAGGTGATGCTCCGCCGTGGGTGGCGGTTGCATCACCTtcttcatgtttttttaaatctaaatgcatggaaaataatatttagattAGCACAAATAATCAACATAATAGGAGGatcgtgtttttttttcatgtgtgAAATTGTCTTGGAGTAACGACAATTATCCACACTGAGTAAGATTAGTGTCAACCAAATGGGTTGGAAAAAACACTTGacctaaaacaaaaacaaaaaaaaaaccatggaAAACACGAGGAGCCATGAAATGGTGATCTATAACAAATATctgatgaaaaaaaatctataaacaacaagaaaataaaagataaattacataaaaaagcCAAATCAGatctagataaaaaaaaactcaaattataAAACAACTAAGAAGAATCGATAGTAAgtgtcaaaattttatatattatagtaAATGGTATTCACGGTGAGAGATGGTGAGTTGTATGGGCTGTTTTGGTTTGGAATATATGGAAACAGAGGAACTCTAACAGGAAGAGGTAGATAATGACTCACCTAGAGGATTATGTTTTTTAGTGTATTCTGTTAGGTTCTTAGTGCTGAGGGGCAGCTCTGTTAGAATCATAGTGCTGGGGTAGTTTTTGTTATGGCATGATAGCATAAGTGCTTTTCGTTATCGCTTTTGTATTTTGGGACGTGGTGTTTGTCTGGTAGCTTGTTGCAATCATGTTATAAATATCATCGTCTCCATGCaagaaaggaataaaaaaagaaatttcttctccctttctctCTTCTAAGGAGGCATTCCTGGACCTCGAATCCCAGGAGGTTCACTGTGTGAACCTAACAAACTCGATCGTCTTTAGGGGAGCAACATTTATTTGACACTCAAGTTGTGTTAAAGGACACCATCTTTTACTCCGGATCATGGTTAAAAGGTATTTAAAGAGTTTTTCCCTACTCTTTTCAGCAATGGCAGGGTCGACCCAAGGCTAAGGCCATCCAAACTCTTGTTTTAGgccactaaaaaataaattttttactattaatatatgtatattaaacaTATGCACTATCAAGGACCACGAACTGTTATACGTGAAGTTCTGTCGTGACATGCGTGTGGAAggtatcaaatattttaaaataaaatatgaataattttattaaatattttaataatttagaaaaaactccatttttttttgtcaacaaaaaaaTCCCATTTCGAAGTTTGGTTTAGGCTTACTAATATGTTGGGCCCGGCCCTGAGGATAAGCAACCTGATGATCCTCTATGTGCAGCTTTACTATGTGAGGCTGTTGCCTTCATCAAAACTCAAATCCTTCTCCTTCAAAGTGCCTATAAGATTCAGGATGTTAAATCCCTTGTTCGTGctgaaagatatggtttccaAAGCCATTTTCCTTTAGAGCAAAGACCAACCAGTTCTAGAGGAAATCAAGATATCACATGGCAGAAACTTAGAAGGGATCCTCTCTTTATCGAGGAAGATGAGGTTGTGGGGCTTGATGGCCCTAGAGGTATATTGGAAAATTGGTTGacaaagggaagaaaaaaacgCACTGTCATCTCTGTGGTGGGAATTGCAGGGGTGGGAAAAACCACTCTTGCCAAGCAAGTTTATGACCAGGTGCGTAACAATTTCGAGTGCCATGCGTTGATCACAGTTTCTCAATCCTTCTCTGCTGAAGGATTGCTGAGGCATATGTTGAATGAGCTTTGCAAAGAAAAAGAGGAGGACCCTCCCAAGGATGTTTCTACCATCGAGTCGTTGACAGAAGAAGTCAGAAACCGCTTGCGCAACAAGAGGTATGTTGTCTTGTTTGATGACGTATGGAATGAAACATTTTGGGATCACATTGAATCTGctgtaattgataataaaaatggaAGTAGGATATTAATCACAACCAGGGATGAGAAGGTTGCAGAATATTGTAGGAAATCATCATTTGTTGAGGTGCATAAGCTAGAAAAACCTTTAACTGAAGAAGAATCATTGAAATTGTTCTGTAAGAAGGCATTTCAGTATAGTTCCGATGGAGATTGTCCAGTAAAGGTGATTGGTGTAATAATCATTGTAATgggtaaaaaaagagaaaaatttgaggaggaaaatgcaagaaaataaaaatattaaatactgcaactaatatatttttagagctacactactaaataaataaaaattgcgaTGCGATATAggattcatgaaaaaaaaaataatagtttaagCAACATGCCCCACTTGCATCCAAAAGTCTCTTTTATCAcctattattgaaaaaaaaaaagtgaattaaaaatttgataaaggATTATCCAATGGGGAAGATTTTGACTTAAGTGAACTTAACATAGATGAACCAATTACTAACGAGGATTAATAGATTTCAAGAGCTTAGCAAGAAACTAAATTCTCTCGTGGAGGGAAGACAAAGAGaagtgaaatttatttattttagtcaacttttagaataatatttattttcattttttattacattcttGGGTCTATTTTTGGACTTGTAATGGACTGCTAGCttctttattgttatttttaagtcttttaattattagattagttattggACCTTAGGCATAATTTAGGATTATTAGTAGGAGTTATTAAAAGACTCCCACTTTGTTGGCAATTTTGATGAAAACTTCATATTAGACACATTTAAAAGAATGTCTATCTTGGTTCTTATGCGAAATATTaagttcttataaaaaaaattattctttatgaCGAATCATCCTCAGCTTATCAATCTTTCAAGATTGTGGTGTTGTTCTTTCCATCTCTTTCTCTAAGTCcgctttatccttttattttccccAATTTCATAGAGCCCCAAATTGGTTATCTATTTTGATGATTCTAAAAATTGTATCCGTCAATCAAGGTTCCATCAAAATTACAATTCCCTTTTTTGTATTCCACCTTTCAGAGATCCTTAGATCTACCAACATTAGTCATCATTTTCTGATGAGAAtactgaaactggccaaatacaggctaaaggcccaagtggagaaggacgaaggcccaagtggagaaggacaaagcctcCGAgcggagaaggatgaaggcctagagACAGAGAcattatcaagactattaattgttgcttaaggcccaaactaatttgaaggcccaagttatatatgttttttagttataatttttatttattgtaattttggcccaaactgtttagaaggcccatgtctattttatctttttgttcagatacactataagtattggtttttgttttcaataaaaagaaacttttggcattttcataaaatttggtgagagcttctctctgggttccttgttgaaccaatttcagacttatcaaggtaatcattgtggcgtctaccctgacttatcttccttcactggaagtggcgtcatccaaatctctgtagcctatatcaaacgatccgctcctagtcaggaTCACATCATCTTCCTTGACATTTCTTACACCTACAACCACCTAgattcaaagaagaaaaagagaaagagaaaaaggaaagaaaagaagatcaatcatggatggtgaagttgagaGGTTCATCAAGGTATGGCTCACAACCATCTCATGTCTATGCTATTGTTATTACATAGCTTCTAGAATACCAAAAGGCTTCATGAGGCTTCTCTCCCTCcttgtggcgtccccaaaataatgactggattaatagtaataatttaaataacaaaaaccatggtaaattttttttcctttttctttttcatttctttctcttttctcaataattaatttcagaagggaaaatcatcactatagagtcctgaatggccagttcacaactctattcggagtcatttctttctgatcactcataacctctaaatatgttgctttttcaaaaggaaaggtatgccagccattactttaggtcgtcacgtgaaaacaataaaaaataatatggtCGGTAAACTCCTTTGCAAATGaagtttgctaatgctttcttttcaaataacaagattaaacataaatacattcatcatttaaagttgtccaaaatatgggagtttttacaaaatacatagtgtcatccagagcaaaagTATCCACTGTAGTAGCTTCAgtcacatgtatacaatcatcaaattcctttacaataggtctacccatacaaaaacaaaagggtaaacctaacagtcagcactagatacacccaccctcaaaagtatacaaaactagtATGAGGAGctgtctactatgatgaagagcctccactgatcgccatctctctagggccactatcctccgtagagtctgcttcagatgccgacatgacgtcctcgggagaatccacctcaaggagTGGGTCCTCGtcgccctctagaaagtcaagagcatccacagcaggctcaggaggtagctcctctgggtcttcctcagatgacgtcacctcgatcacttggactggctccactagacgatatggtgtaggcgtgggtaatatccactccacagtgcgctgaagcgtacgcgcgggttcatctggatgcaccaatgaggtagccgtgaatcgaatcgtACCCCGAAATCAGCACCTcgcgttgccttcgagggtctcccaagctccctctaggcactccatctccacacgatcatggattagttgcgccgccatcgcgatctacaagaaagaaaagagaggggtagactctttcacgcgACACCTAACTATGtagcaacacaatgcgtctcataaccactacatgcaagaaaaaggggtatctcaaggcttttcatctctggtaatcgattacacagccttggtaatcgattaccagaggccaaactcgaattacacagcttcaggacatgaaacctgcaaaaatgtactatgtaatcgattacacctaactggtaatcgattaccagtggcatgttcctctgtgtaatcgattacacagcctggtaatcgattaccagaggcctccaaaACATGCTGCcttcatttctaagcctggtaatcgattacaccccttggtaatcgattaccagaagccctcctagcttcctgacctcgttttcaagcctggtaattgattacactcccttggtaatcgattaccagagaccatcttagcctcctgtcttcatttttaagccttgtaatcgattacccacccttggtaatcgattaccagatgccatatcccatatatcaatcaaagttcacagctggccagccaccacacaagcctccttgctttgtggtctttgttccttttatctgttgactgccaggagctcgcctgcttaggtacattacaggttctcactgactgactatgcccgggttgggtcgggattggtcaagcttggttttgggcaatagcaccccacctgacgtctccaaggtctcctgacccccgcgacatatctccaggtaccactctgtggtcaacaataaaagcaggaagtctcacccttccacacttcctcatttcaagcttgtaggattatggggtatccatcacatgtggtactaggtggcggtcgggcgatggtgcaaaacaagttctccacatccacaaatcacgtaTAAATCCACCATCCCCtattgcccacctccaactgagctcacgtactcccacgtagctcttatcctcgttcctctcaacgccgggtccccatcaatcctcccaagcttccacaacatccaagtagTTCCACATCCAATCGTCATGAACTCACAaaaccaagcaaaacagggcaaaggcagaaaactctgcccaaaacacaaaccaaaatcacagcttttcacatacaaataccccagtaacattctcttcgttccaattcgttcaccgttggatcgactcgaaaattttactgaaaGTCTCTAGCACAAAAGTCTACAtcttgaccgttgggatttgctaGCAAATGTCCAGAACCCCATGTGTACTACCCTTTCCACAGCCAGCcatacacaagcatttttctgcacatatacaaaattctgctgcacatttcacagcaaaattctgcataaagtgcagaaTTCGAAAATCACTCTTAccttcatccaattttgcccaaattgaatcctacaagtcctaaatcatgtatcaatcatgtctaaaccaaggacaagcttcagaccaaagcaacacaaaatctaggtatccaaaacccctcaatttaatggattttcaaggtttgagaagtgaaattgagaatgaggtaaatttggagcaaactctcacctcacacaagtctataacatcaatttaaacttgctcaaactggatttacgcctaaaattccaccaaatcaaaatttgacttctcaacacccaattttaccctagaaatgactcttgccttcactttgatcatttgtttttctctcttgcacagcccaagctttctcataactcctaaatgacatttcaaactaggattaattccctttaacctccaaataccattaaatccagatttggccttccaactctcaaagcctcactctttttccactcataacaccacattctcactttctaaccctaggttaaccctacccttcatctctaacagttttccataagcaatttcagcacaccaACATcaaaagcatcatcataaaaaccctaaaattgaatgggtaagcttaactcaCTCAAACATAATACGTTTAGCATGCTTTCGTCAAatctcttcacaaataactatcacaaAGCATTAACCAAGCAAAACtgcccatcatatctcccaaagccccatacccacgaaaatcaagtgagaaagaagtctacccaaacctgaaatttcgaagtcccacacgtagagatgcgcttcacgactccgaaaatgccttcctttcgcgatttggagcagaaatggtgaccaaaggttggagctttgttgggcaacaatggtggatgagagaaaagaagaagaaggctgcgtgagagagagggagagaactTCTGAAATTTGGGGCTGagtgagaagagagagagagtgtgttgctttttagtttaaaaagaaaagcttttctctttt
Encoded proteins:
- the LOC114396401 gene encoding probable long-chain-alcohol O-fatty-acyltransferase 1; amino-acid sequence: MDGEVERFIKVWLTTISCLCYCYYIASRIPKGFMRLLFLLPILNLFPTLPFNLSSFHLGGPTTFFLVWLGTFKLILFSFNQGPLALSPPNILHFISIASLPINPKQHSPTKNNHTNNTQKPKWLLLLKVLIFAMIIRAYDYREKLHAHFILVLYCCHMYLGIKFVLALSPILIRTLLGFEIEPQFNEPYLSTSLQDFWGRRWNLMVTRILHPTIYYPIYPIFICFVGPSCAMTSAMLATFLVSWLMHELIYYYLTRVTPTWEVMCFFVLHGVRTTAEMATKKVMLRRGWRLHHLLHVFLNLNAWKIIFRLAQIINIIGGSCFFFMCEIVLE